In Elusimicrobiota bacterium, one DNA window encodes the following:
- the hflX gene encoding GTPase HflX, translated as MERALLVGLHLKGKNNATADSSLNELKGLLETAGGVAEDVWIQERVSRDPATLIGKGKVEEIARAVAEKGWGAVVINDDLSPTQQQNLQEKIPAKIIDRTRLILDIFAQRARTREGKLQVELAQMNYLLPRVTEKFGRFEQQVGGIGTRGPGERKLEISQRRIRDRITRLRREIEEVRRQRALQRENRQRLPMPLVALVGYTNAGKSTLLNALRENPAGAVYADDKLFATLDPTTRRARLPSGRAALFVDTVGFIQHLPHHLVAAFHATLEEARNADLLVHVIDAQSAEWISQRDVVRDVLKTLDADQMPQIELFNKTDALTPAQRAVHQRESRLLASATTGEGLGEFLTRVEERLDETLKERVFLVPHARRDLMPRIHEAGHLLEKTAEAEGTRVRVRLDEKNWGQLRKELGLS; from the coding sequence ATGGAACGCGCGCTCCTCGTCGGACTTCATCTGAAGGGCAAAAACAACGCCACGGCCGATTCCTCCCTGAACGAATTGAAGGGGTTGTTGGAAACGGCCGGCGGGGTCGCCGAAGACGTGTGGATTCAGGAGCGGGTGTCCCGGGATCCCGCGACCTTGATCGGCAAAGGCAAGGTGGAGGAAATCGCGCGCGCCGTGGCCGAAAAAGGGTGGGGCGCGGTCGTGATCAACGACGACCTCTCGCCGACCCAACAGCAAAATCTTCAGGAGAAAATCCCGGCCAAAATCATCGACCGCACGCGGTTGATCCTCGACATTTTCGCCCAGCGCGCCCGCACGCGGGAAGGGAAATTGCAGGTCGAGCTGGCGCAGATGAATTACCTGCTCCCCCGCGTCACGGAGAAATTCGGACGGTTTGAACAGCAGGTCGGCGGCATCGGCACCCGGGGGCCCGGCGAACGGAAATTGGAAATCAGCCAGCGGCGGATCCGGGACCGCATCACCCGCTTGCGCCGCGAAATCGAGGAAGTCCGACGCCAACGGGCCCTCCAGCGGGAGAACCGCCAGCGATTGCCCATGCCCCTGGTGGCCCTGGTGGGTTACACCAACGCCGGAAAATCGACCCTCCTAAACGCTTTGCGGGAAAACCCCGCCGGGGCGGTTTACGCCGACGACAAATTGTTCGCCACGCTGGACCCGACGACCCGCCGGGCGCGTTTGCCCAGCGGTCGGGCGGCCCTTTTCGTGGACACGGTGGGCTTTATTCAACACCTGCCGCATCATTTGGTGGCGGCCTTCCACGCCACCTTGGAAGAGGCGCGCAACGCGGACCTGCTGGTTCACGTGATCGACGCCCAAAGCGCGGAATGGATTTCCCAGCGGGACGTCGTGCGGGACGTTCTTAAAACGCTCGACGCCGATCAAATGCCGCAAATTGAACTGTTCAACAAAACCGACGCCTTGACGCCCGCCCAACGAGCGGTCCATCAGCGCGAGTCGCGGTTGCTGGCCAGCGCCACGACGGGGGAAGGGCTGGGCGAATTTTTAACCCGGGTTGAGGAACGGCTGGACGAAACGCTCAAAGAACGGGTGTTTCTGGTGCCCCACGCCCGGCGAGATCTCATGCCGCGAATTCACGAGGCGGGCCATTTGCTGGAAAAGACGGCGGAGGCGGAGGGAACCCGCGTGCGCGTCCGCTTGGACGAAAAGAATTGGGGACAATTGAGAAAGGAATTGGGACTTTCGTGA
- a CDS encoding ABC transporter ATP-binding protein, translating into MSGLRVLDVSKSFPSSRGPRPVLKNVSFQVPPGGLVCLLGPNGSGKTTLLKTIGTLLLPDGGRVLLDGVDAHRASVRAKEKIGFASTEDQSFYGRLSARMNLWFYGQMHGLSNAVFEKRLRELSDLLDLAGSLDRPFRELSSGQKQRYLLARADLHDPSLLILDEPHQNLDPRFASRLREVIRDEWCGRRKKTVLISTHHLDDARKISDHWVVLGDGRVRFEGSIAAALEKTPSFDLETFFHRLTESPAASPAGEGAAS; encoded by the coding sequence GTGTCCGGTCTTCGCGTTCTCGACGTCTCCAAATCTTTTCCGTCCTCCCGGGGCCCCCGGCCCGTGTTAAAGAACGTGTCCTTTCAGGTTCCTCCGGGCGGATTGGTGTGCCTGCTGGGCCCCAACGGCTCCGGCAAAACCACCTTGCTTAAAACCATCGGCACCCTGCTCCTGCCCGACGGCGGCCGCGTCCTTCTGGACGGGGTCGACGCGCACCGGGCGTCGGTGCGCGCCAAGGAAAAGATCGGGTTTGCCTCCACGGAAGATCAATCGTTTTACGGCCGCTTGTCGGCCCGGATGAATTTGTGGTTTTACGGGCAGATGCACGGACTTTCCAACGCGGTCTTCGAAAAGCGATTGCGGGAGCTTTCGGACTTGCTGGACCTCGCCGGCAGTTTGGATCGCCCCTTTCGGGAACTCTCCAGCGGGCAAAAACAACGGTATTTGCTGGCGCGGGCGGACCTGCACGACCCGTCGCTGTTGATCCTGGACGAACCCCATCAAAACCTGGACCCCCGCTTCGCCTCCCGATTGCGGGAGGTCATCCGCGACGAATGGTGCGGCCGGCGGAAAAAAACCGTCCTGATTTCCACCCACCATTTGGACGACGCGCGCAAAATCTCGGACCATTGGGTGGTGTTGGGCGACGGACGGGTGCGGTTCGAGGGCTCCATCGCGGCCGCCCTGGAAAAGACGCCGTCCTTCGATTTGGAAACTTTTTTTCACCGGTTGACGGAAAGCCCCGCCGCTTCCCCCGCGGGGGAGGGGGCGGCCTCGTGA
- a CDS encoding ABC transporter permease, whose amino-acid sequence MKTLRTLWAFLRRDATIHVSYKVGFVMDMGGVFFSAATYYFIAKMFGSAAMPFLKNYGGDYFAFVLIGVAFAAYQNVGLNSFSQSLRQEQFLNTLEPLLMTPLSTPRFLLGSALWDFLYATLRVGVYLALGALVFGLNLRSANVGPALAILALTLAAFMGLGIFAAAFIMSFKRGNPVTWFMEATSTLLGGVYFPMEALPGGLKKFALLIPMTHALEGLRKTLLVGAGWREVLPQMTALAIFSLVMWPVGVVTFGSALRRAKAEGTLGHY is encoded by the coding sequence GTGAAAACCCTGCGAACCCTTTGGGCGTTTCTTCGTCGGGACGCCACCATCCACGTGTCGTACAAAGTGGGGTTCGTGATGGACATGGGCGGCGTTTTTTTCAGCGCCGCGACGTACTATTTCATCGCGAAAATGTTCGGTTCGGCCGCGATGCCGTTTTTGAAAAATTACGGCGGGGATTATTTCGCCTTTGTTTTGATCGGCGTGGCCTTCGCGGCCTATCAGAACGTGGGGTTGAATTCCTTTTCCCAATCGCTCCGGCAGGAGCAATTCCTGAACACGCTGGAGCCGTTGTTGATGACCCCGCTCAGCACGCCGCGGTTCCTTCTCGGATCGGCCCTGTGGGATTTCCTTTACGCCACCCTCCGGGTCGGCGTCTACTTGGCGCTCGGCGCCCTGGTGTTCGGGTTGAATCTTCGGTCGGCCAACGTCGGCCCGGCGCTGGCCATTTTGGCGCTGACCCTGGCGGCTTTCATGGGCCTGGGCATTTTCGCCGCGGCCTTCATCATGAGCTTTAAACGGGGCAATCCCGTGACCTGGTTTATGGAGGCCACCAGCACGTTGCTGGGCGGCGTGTATTTCCCGATGGAGGCGCTGCCGGGGGGATTGAAAAAATTCGCCTTGCTGATCCCCATGACCCACGCCCTGGAGGGCCTGCGAAAAACCCTGTTGGTGGGCGCCGGTTGGCGGGAGGTGTTGCCCCAGATGACGGCGTTGGCGATTTTCAGCCTCGTGATGTGGCCCGTGGGCGTTGTGACTTTTGGGTCCGCCTTGCGCCGGGCCAAGGCCGAGGGCACCCTCGGTCATTATTGA
- a CDS encoding HD domain-containing protein, with amino-acid sequence MTEAPSTALPGGGPASAPRPADVYGDVMAAARELYKKIAPALGEDPTKVVESAATASHSLALPWAPVRKIIGLLAGGDQEILALADRSASDHFLFSHVVNVTIVALRLGMALDLRGDDLETVGLAAFLHDLGLIAHMEITAKPTKLSPEETQRLRAHVEEGQILLDLFDGWTDDLKAMVSRVIGESHEREEGQGYPAKLSADRIHLFAKIIAMADVYEAMTHMRPWRPRTVPHEVLRSFVEENAAEFDPLLIRAMIDTFSLYPPGSFVRLSTGEIGRVLTTSPGLPLRPRVWVMIDEKGGRVDGQRVVNLGTKPGAFITEALDETKIKTTDQRLALALRAQRWWVRGL; translated from the coding sequence ATGACCGAGGCCCCGTCCACCGCGCTTCCCGGAGGGGGCCCCGCGTCCGCGCCCCGTCCAGCGGACGTGTACGGGGACGTGATGGCCGCGGCCCGGGAGTTATACAAGAAAATCGCCCCCGCCCTGGGGGAAGACCCGACCAAAGTCGTCGAATCCGCCGCCACGGCTTCCCACTCGTTGGCCCTGCCCTGGGCCCCCGTCCGTAAAATCATCGGCCTTCTGGCCGGGGGGGACCAGGAGATCCTGGCCCTGGCCGACCGCTCCGCTTCCGACCATTTCCTCTTCAGCCACGTGGTCAACGTCACCATCGTCGCCCTGCGCCTCGGCATGGCCCTGGACCTTCGGGGCGACGACTTGGAGACCGTGGGCCTTGCCGCTTTTCTTCACGACCTGGGGCTCATCGCCCACATGGAAATCACCGCGAAACCGACGAAGCTCAGCCCCGAGGAGACCCAGCGGCTCCGGGCGCACGTGGAAGAAGGGCAAATACTGTTGGATCTTTTTGACGGGTGGACCGACGATTTAAAAGCGATGGTCTCCCGGGTCATCGGCGAATCGCACGAGCGGGAGGAAGGCCAGGGGTACCCCGCCAAGTTGTCGGCCGACCGCATCCACCTCTTCGCCAAAATCATCGCCATGGCCGACGTCTACGAGGCCATGACCCACATGCGGCCCTGGCGCCCCCGCACGGTTCCCCACGAGGTGCTTCGCTCTTTCGTGGAAGAGAACGCGGCGGAGTTCGATCCCCTCTTGATCCGCGCCATGATCGACACCTTTTCCCTTTACCCGCCGGGGTCCTTCGTCCGTTTGTCCACCGGCGAAATCGGCCGGGTGCTGACCACCAGCCCGGGCCTGCCGCTCCGCCCGCGCGTGTGGGTGATGATCGACGAAAAAGGCGGCCGCGTGGACGGTCAGCGCGTCGTCAATTTGGGCACCAAGCCCGGCGCCTTCATCACCGAAGCCCTCGACGAAACCAAAATCAAAACCACCGATCAACGATTGGCCCTCGCCCTCCGCGCCCAGCGCTGGTGGGTCCGGGGCCTTTGA
- the miaA gene encoding tRNA (adenosine(37)-N6)-dimethylallyltransferase MiaA gives MIPTDPVVIIAGPTGSGKTEVATRLARALDAEVVSADSRQVYRDLSAGTAKPRGAWALVDGENRYVSDGVVHHLVDFLAPEERYDAGRFAREAAAAIEDIRARGRRVVVAGGTGLYLRALARGIAELPRGDDALRSELADLAAREGRPALHARLAAVDPEAAAAIPPNNLQRVIRALEIYRLTGKPITHWHRTAGTAVPWSFRWFGLKWPAGEYDEHLKRRCARLWPDLLKETGSLLSRHVPAKAPGFESLGYREAVRCLAGELSPGEASELFYRQTRQYAKRQMTWFRGEKSLEWIAVAVPLDPRQVAEGILARLKA, from the coding sequence TTGATCCCCACCGATCCCGTGGTCATTATCGCCGGGCCGACCGGAAGCGGCAAAACCGAGGTGGCGACGCGCCTGGCTCGGGCATTGGACGCCGAAGTGGTGTCGGCGGATTCCCGTCAGGTTTACCGGGACCTCTCCGCGGGCACGGCGAAACCCCGGGGCGCCTGGGCTCTGGTCGATGGCGAAAATCGCTACGTGAGCGACGGCGTCGTTCACCACCTGGTGGATTTTCTGGCTCCGGAGGAGCGTTACGACGCCGGACGGTTTGCCCGGGAAGCCGCGGCCGCGATCGAGGACATTCGGGCGCGGGGTCGCCGGGTGGTGGTCGCGGGGGGGACGGGACTCTACCTCCGCGCCCTGGCCCGTGGCATCGCCGAGTTGCCCCGGGGCGACGACGCCCTGCGAAGCGAATTGGCCGACCTCGCGGCGCGGGAGGGGCGGCCCGCCCTTCACGCCCGTTTGGCCGCGGTGGATCCCGAGGCGGCGGCCGCCATTCCGCCGAACAATTTGCAGCGGGTCATCCGGGCATTGGAAATTTACCGTTTGACCGGAAAACCCATCACCCATTGGCATCGAACCGCCGGGACCGCCGTCCCGTGGTCTTTCCGATGGTTCGGATTAAAATGGCCGGCGGGGGAATACGACGAACATTTGAAACGGCGTTGCGCGCGTTTGTGGCCGGACCTTCTGAAAGAAACCGGGTCGTTGTTGTCCCGCCACGTCCCCGCCAAGGCGCCGGGTTTTGAATCCCTGGGTTACCGGGAGGCCGTTCGGTGTCTGGCGGGCGAATTGAGTCCGGGCGAAGCGTCGGAATTGTTTTACCGGCAAACCCGCCAATACGCGAAGCGGCAGATGACCTGGTTTCGGGGGGAGAAATCCTTGGAATGGATCGCCGTCGCGGTCCCCCTGGACCCTCGTCAAGTGGCGGAGGGGATCCTCGCCCGCCTGAAGGCCTGA
- a CDS encoding DUF393 domain-containing protein, translating into MVSAPRLIYDDRCAFCRRWAAWLGKKTGGRLTLVPASRALELPPEGKSRLEKSVLFVSADGEWKSGAGAVFNALAQSPGGGLGLKLYGQHVLFRGLAEAVYAVVSRMRPVLSPLCDLVWGPPEGL; encoded by the coding sequence GTGGTCTCCGCCCCCCGCCTGATTTACGACGATCGCTGCGCTTTTTGCCGCCGTTGGGCCGCGTGGCTCGGGAAAAAGACCGGCGGCCGTTTGACGCTCGTGCCGGCCTCCCGCGCCCTGGAGCTTCCTCCCGAAGGGAAATCCCGATTGGAAAAATCCGTGCTGTTTGTGTCGGCCGATGGCGAATGGAAGTCCGGCGCCGGGGCGGTCTTTAACGCCCTGGCCCAATCCCCCGGGGGCGGACTTGGGTTGAAACTTTACGGACAACACGTTTTGTTCCGAGGTTTGGCCGAAGCCGTTTACGCCGTGGTGTCCCGGATGCGACCGGTTCTCTCTCCCCTGTGTGATTTGGTTTGGGGACCTCCGGAGGGCCTTTGA